The genomic stretch GATCCGCGAGGTGGCGCCGGGCTTTCGCCCGGCCGCGATCGCCGCCGACGGGGTCCTGGAGGGGATGGAACGGGTGGAGGAGCCGCTCGCCCTGGCCGTCCAGTGGCACCCGGAGCGCCTCGCCCCCACCGATCCCGCCCAGCTCAACCTGTTCCGCGCCCTGGTTGAGGAGGCGGCGAAGCGCGCCCGGCGCTGAGTTCGCCTCTCCCGCCCCCTCCCTGCCCGTCCCCGTCGCCCCGTGTGAAGATCCCGAGGACCTCCCGCACCGCGTCGGCGCCGGCCGGCGTGCGCACGACCAGGGCCGCGCCGGCCCGGAGGGCCGCCTCCTCGGCCGCGGGGGTTTCCTCCCCGACCAGGATCACGGGCATGTCCGGCGCGACCTCCCGCAGGACCCGGATCGCGAAGGGGCTGTCCACGCCGGGAAGCCGCGCATCGAGGAAGCAGAGGTCGCAAGACGCATCGAGGAGCGCCCGGACCGCCTCCGGCGCCGAGCCGTACTGGATGACCTGATGACCCGACTCCTGGAGGGAGCGGGCGAGGACCAGGGAGGTCCGGAAATCGCCGTCCACGACCATCACGCGCATCGCCCTCTCCCGCGGACCCGGCGGCGGGCCCACCGGACAGGGAAGCAAGGCAGGTGCCAGGCCCGAGCGGGTGGGCCCTCGGCCTCAACTCGTCGGAATTGTGGGGGGTTGCCGGAATGGGGAAGCGATGCGGTGGAGGGCGGGAGACGGCGCGCCGGGGCAAGTTGCCCGAGGCCGGCATTCTGGCCGTCCTACAGGGTGGGCTTTCGCGGGTCCGTGATCCGGTAGGCGCGGATCTTCCGGTAGAGGGTCTTCGGGTCGATCCCCAGGATCTCGGCGGCGCGGCCCCGGTGGCCCTTCACCTCCGTCAGGACCCGCACGATGTGCTCCCGCTCGATGTCCTCCAGGGTCGTCAGGCGGCCCGAGACGGGAGGGGGATTGGCCGCGGGCGAATCGGCGTGGATGCGGAGGTCCAGCGGCAGGTCCTCGGGACCGATCCGGTCCGCGGGCGCCAGGATCAGGGCGCGGCGGAGGACGTGCTGCAGCTCGCGGACGTTCCCGGGCCACGCGTAGGCGGTCAGCAGCTCGAGCGCCTCCGGACTCACCCCCTTGCGCCCGAGGGCGGCCTGCTGCTCCAGGATGTGCTGGACGAGGAGGGGGATGTCCCCCCGGCGGTCCCGGAGCGGCGGGAGGCTCACCGTGATCATGGCCACCCGGTAGAAGAGGTCCTGGCGGAAGGCG from Candidatus Methylomirabilis sp. encodes the following:
- a CDS encoding gamma-glutamyl-gamma-aminobutyrate hydrolase family protein (Members of this family of hydrolases with an active site Cys residue belong to MEROPS family C26.) — protein: IREVAPGFRPAAIAADGVLEGMERVEEPLALAVQWHPERLAPTDPAQLNLFRALVEEAAKRARR
- a CDS encoding response regulator, producing MRVMVVDGDFRTSLVLARSLQESGHQVIQYGSAPEAVRALLDASCDLCFLDARLPGVDSPFAIRVLREVAPDMPVILVGEETPAAEEAALRAGAALVVRTPAGADAVREVLGIFTRGDGDGQGGGGRGELSAGRASPPPQPGRGTG